A window from Megalobrama amblycephala isolate DHTTF-2021 linkage group LG9, ASM1881202v1, whole genome shotgun sequence encodes these proteins:
- the psmb12 gene encoding proteasome 20S subunit beta 12 — METHHSHSQVKGVSTGTTILAVKFNGGVIIGSDSRASMGESYVSSKTINKLIQVHDRIFCCIAGSLADAQAVTKMAKFQLSFHSIQMESPPLVKAAASIMKELCYSNKEDLQAGFITAGWDRKKGPQIYVVSLGGMLLSQPFTIGGSGSTYIYGYVDAKFKPDMSLEEATQFSTNALALAMGRDNVSGGVVHLVVITEAGVKHIVVPGDKLPKFHDE; from the exons ATGGAGACGCATCATTCACACTCGCAAGTAAAAGGTGTCAGCACTGGT ACCACCATTCTTGCTGTTAAGTTCAATGGAGGAGTTATCATTGGGTCTGATTCCAGAGCCTCTATGGGAGA GTCTTATGTGTCATCCAAAACCATCAACAAGCTGATCCAGGTGCATGATAGAATATTCTGTTGCATAGCTGGATCACTGGCAGATGCACAAGCTGTTACCAAAATGGCTAAATTCCAGCTGTCCTTTCACAG TATTCAGATGGAATCTCCTCCCTTGGTGAAAGCTGCAGCATCCATTATGAAGGAACTTTGCTATAGCAATAAGGAAGATCTGCAGGCAGGCTTCATCACAGCCGGGTGGGATAGGAAAAAGGGACCACAG ATATACGTAGTATCTTTGGGAGGAATGCTACTCAGTCAGCCTTTCACCATTGGTGGATCTGGCAGCACTTATATCTATGGTTATGTGGATGCCAAATTCAAACCTGACATGAGTTTGGAAGAGGCTACACAGTTTTCCACAAACG CTTTGGCTCTGGCTATGGGTCGGGACAATGTCAGTGGTGGTGTGGTTCACCTGGTAGTGATCACTGAAGCAGGAGTCAAGCATATAGTTGTTCCAGGAGATAAACTGCCCAAGTTCCACGATGAATAA